Proteins from one Triticum aestivum cultivar Chinese Spring chromosome 7A, IWGSC CS RefSeq v2.1, whole genome shotgun sequence genomic window:
- the LOC123151997 gene encoding zinc finger protein CONSTANS-LIKE 14 translates to MKDSVGTRQHWPCDYCGEAAAALHCRADAARLCVACDRHVHAANALSRKHVRAPLCAGCAARPAAARVAAGGGEPAFLCADCDGGCEGAARVPVEGFAGCPAASELAASWGVDLLPGAGAAAAFGCGLGGGGGDQEDEDAFFFSSLDYSMLVDPEMRDLYVPCNPPEVAVSAGGGRPLKGEALCHQLAEMARRETETSQPQGYSDLSPRTPRRSSAGASGRLPDKQAPPPLPPAPEVPCPYTSLLMMPSAHCAELIGNDRLRDDDEEQLRWEFAPPSSVPPTQIWDFNLGRSRNHNEKTAHEIGFGSNNGGFMIKSYSDMLKEISCGTTKDLEDIYDSGYGAAAEDIMSTNICQVPSKNVSTASNKRMKVSSCTSTMDGPTTSGSHVPASGGALGSSSHDRGAAPAREISFGDQTIVPTGPERPAARIDSETLALNRDSAMQRYKEKRKNRRYEKHIRYESRKLRADTRERVKGRFVKSNEALNAGSNGG, encoded by the exons ATGAAGGACAGCGTGGGGACGAGGCAGCACTGGCCGTGCGACTactgcggggaggcggcggcggcgctgcactGCCGGGCCGACGCGGCGCGGCTCTGCGTGGCGTGCGACCGCCACGTGCACGCCGCCAACGCGCTCTCGCGGAAGCACGTGCGCGCGCCGCTCTGCGCCGGCTGCGCGGCCCGCCCGGCCGCGGCGCGCGTGGCGGCCGGGGGAGGCGAGCCGGCCTTCCTCTGCGCCGACTGCGACGGCGGGTGCGAGGGCGCGGCGCGCGTGCCCGTGGAGGGCTTCGCGGGCTGCCCCGCCGCGTCCGAGCTCGCCGCCTCGTGGGGCGTCGACCTCCTCCctggcgccggcgccgccgccgcgttcggttgcggcctcggcggcggcggcggcgaccaagaGGATGAGgatgccttcttcttctcttccttggACTACTCCATGCTGGTTGACCCCGAGATGCGCGACCTCTACGTGCCCTGCAACCCGCCGGAGGTGGCCGTCTCGGCAGGCGGCGGCCGGCCCCTCAAGGGGGAAGCGCTGTGCCACCAGCTCGCCGAGATGGCGCGGCGAGAGACGGAGACATCGCAGCCGCAGGGGTACTCGGATCTGAGCCCCAGGACTCCTCGCCGGTCCTCCGCCGGGGCTAGCGGGCGCTTGCCTGACAAGCAGGCTCCCCCACCGCTGCCTCCTGCTCCGGAGGTACCGTGTCCGTACACGTCCCTGCTGATGATGCCGTCAGCTCACTGCGCCGAGCTTATCGGCAACGACCGCCTCCGTGACGACGACGAAGAGCAACTTCGATGGGAGTTCGCCCCACCCTCATCAGTGCCACCCACCCAG ATATGGGATTTCAATTTAGGAAGATCAAGGAACCACAATGAAAAGACTGCACATGAGATTGGATTTGGTTCAAACAATGGAGGCTTTATGATCAAGAGTTACAGTGACATGCTCAAGGAGATTTCTTGTGGAACAACGAAAGATCTGGAAGATATTTATGACTCAGGATATGGTGCAGCTGCTGAAGATATCATGTCAACAAATATTTGCCAAGTGCCATCAAAAAAT GTTAGCACGGCGAGCAACAAGCGAATGAAGGTAAGCTCATGCACCTCGACGATGGATGGCCCAACAACCTCCGGCAGCCATGTGCCTGCTTCAGGAGGGGCCTTGGGGAGCTCTTCCCATGACAGAGGAGCAGCTCCCGCTAGGGAGATCTCCTTTGGTGATCAAACAATCGTCCCGACTGGACCCGAGAGGCCTGCCGCAAGGATCGACAGCGAGACTCTCGCGCTAAACAGGGACAGCGCGATGCAGCGGtacaaagagaagaggaagaaTCGCAG